One Gadus morhua chromosome 13, gadMor3.0, whole genome shotgun sequence genomic window carries:
- the fezf2 gene encoding fez family zinc finger protein 2, giving the protein MTTFPLDSVLSFPRLDGVRNGPSAAPKTLAFSIDRIMSKSSGPRGASDHRTGGADLSDGRKLLGVCSPVPCMIPLHPFSYDLQAKALLNYSEFWKANFRGALCGSSSASCKANCGMCSKVEPGLKHPLLTGCSRVIKPQVIHQAMTMPAGGSLYYLNYLDAAGYPPAELLTGQLFSSTLAGSQAQASSLSQHHKLLLLESAKLAAGGSADKFPSPQYPHKEHLPGQLDQIVKENHSLNSEKSGAKAHSKPGHHGATAADGKPKNFTCEVCGKVFNAHYNLTRHMPVHTGARPFVCKVCGKGFRQASTLCRHKIIHTQEKPHKCAQCGKAFNRSSTLNTHIRIHAGYKPFVCEFCGKGFHQKGNYKNHKLTHSGEKQYKCSICNKAFHQIYNLTFHMHTHNDKKPFTCATCGKGFCRNFDLKKHIRKLHDNNNNNNNNNNNNNNNNNNNHNPPCGSAAAASSREVPR; this is encoded by the exons ATGACAACTTTCCCCCTGGACTCCGTTCTGTCCTTCCCGCGCCTGGACGGCGTAAGGAATGGCCCATCCGCGGCCCCTAAGACACTGGCTTTCTCTATCGACCGGATCATGTCCAAGAgctcggggccccggggggcctcGGACCACCGGACCGGAGGAGCGGATCTATCAGACGGCAGGAAGCTGCTTGGTGTGTGCTCGCCGGTGCCCTGCATGATCCCGCTGCACCCATTCAGCTACGACCTCCAGGCCAAGGCGCTGCTTAACTACTCCGAGTTCTGGAAGGCTAACTTCAGGGGAGCGTTGTGCGGTTCCTCCAGCGCGTCGTGCAAAGCAAACTGCGGGATGTGTAGCAAGGTGGAGCCGGGGCTGAAGCACCCTCTTCTGACGGGCTGCAGCAGGGTGATTAAGCCCCAGGTCATCCACCAGGCCATGACCATGCCGGCCGGAGGCTCGCTGTACTATCTCAACTACCTGGACGCCGCGGGTTACCCACCGGCGGAGCTGCTGACGGGCCAGCTCTTCTCCTCGACCCTGGCCGGCTCCCAGGCCCAGGCCTCCTCGCTATCCCAGCACCACAAACTCTTACTGCTGGAGAGCGCCAAGCTGGCGGCCGGGGGTTCGGCCGACAAGTTCCCCTCGCCTCAGTACCCGCACAAGGAGCATTTACCCGGGCAACTGGACCAGATCGTGAAGGAGAACCACAGCCTGAACTCGGAGAAGAGCGGCGCAAAAGCGCACAGCAAGCCGGGCCACCACGGCGCCACGGCGGCGGACGGGAAGCCCAAGAACTTCACCTGCGAGGTCTGCGGGAAG GTGTTCAACGCGCACTACAACCTGACGCGGCACATGCCCGTGCACACGGGCGCGCGGCCCTTCGTCTGCAAGGTTTGCGGGAAAGGCTTCCGCCAGGCGAGTACGCTGTGCCGGCACAAGATCATTCACACGCAG GAGAAGCCTCATAAGTGCGCGCAGTGCGGGAAGGCGTTCAACCGCAGCTCCACGCTCAACACGCACATACGCATCCACGCGGGCTACAAGCCCTTTGTCTGCGAGTTCTGCGGGAAAGGTTTCCACCAGAAAG GAAACTACAAGAACCACAAGCTGACGCACAGCGGGGAGAAGCAGTACAAATGCTCCATCTGTAACAAGGCCTTCCACCAGATCTACAACCTCACCTtccacatgcatacgcacaacGACAAGAAGCCCTTCACCTGCGCGACGTGCGGTAAGGGCTTCTGCAGGAACTTTGACCTGAAGAAACACATCCGAAAGTTGcacgataacaacaacaacaacaacaacaacaacaacaacaacaacaacaacaacaacaacaaccacaacccgCCGTGTGGGTCTGCCGCGGCGGCCTCCTCCAGAGAGGTCCCCCGCTGA